The Granulicella sibirica genome has a segment encoding these proteins:
- a CDS encoding GH92 family glycosyl hydrolase translates to MISRREFLQATAATAAATLVPANAFAKTPAAAHDDVLKWVDPRIGTGGHGHCYPGATVPFGAVQLSPDTFNDGWDWCAGYHVSDTSIMGFSHTHLSGTGCGDLLDFLVMAGTGTAKIEPGPRTDPDKGYRSSFSHDDEVMTPGYYSVILKDYNVKAELSATERAGIHRYTFPKSDQAYLVLDLQHGYEGGPKPNVLSAELSMPAADTLAGGRVTRAWGNGRHSFFSLQVSKAPTKVVFYSDDKEVPAPTGPLTGGNLKCVMYFTTHANEAILVKTGISGVSAASAAVNVKTEIPAWDFDGVRQAAHAKWAKQIGKIQVTSANEAHKKVFYTALYHLSLGPTLFDDVDGRYRGMDQQIHSLPAGHHNYTTFSAWDTYRAAHPTYTLIESARVPDFCNTLIRMAEQSPEGMPVWPLQGCETGTMTGYHSASIISEAINKGVPGIDQEAAYKVMMKRAMVDDYRGLGYYRKMHYIPANEEEESVSKTFEYCYNDWAIAHVSKKLGKMDDCTMLVERSKNYRQYWDKETRFMRPKLIDGSFTSPFNPIDLGHKKHWRDYTESNAWQTTFGVQHDAAGLIGLFGGREPFVEKLDELFTTAPTLPEDAPPDIAGMVGQYAHGNEPSHHIAYLYVYAGSPYKTQARVRSLMETMYSPNPDGMQGNEDVGQMSAWFILSALGFYPVDAVSGNYVLGSPLFESAVVDLGNGGKLEIVVNRRDPAHQYVHGFTLNGKAQNRTWFQHSDIAKGGKLVFEMGAEPDTSFGSGADVVPPSLTV, encoded by the coding sequence ATGATCTCCCGTCGTGAATTTCTCCAGGCTACCGCAGCGACTGCGGCAGCTACGCTTGTTCCCGCGAATGCTTTTGCCAAGACCCCGGCTGCTGCTCACGACGATGTGTTGAAGTGGGTGGATCCGCGGATCGGGACGGGTGGGCATGGGCATTGCTATCCCGGGGCGACGGTTCCGTTTGGCGCGGTGCAGTTGAGCCCGGATACGTTCAACGATGGATGGGACTGGTGCGCGGGTTATCACGTTTCCGATACGTCGATCATGGGGTTCAGCCATACGCATCTGAGCGGGACTGGATGCGGGGATTTGCTGGACTTCCTGGTGATGGCGGGAACGGGTACGGCGAAGATCGAGCCGGGGCCGAGAACCGATCCTGATAAGGGCTACCGGTCGAGCTTCAGCCATGACGATGAGGTGATGACGCCGGGGTACTACTCGGTGATCCTCAAGGACTACAACGTCAAGGCGGAGTTGTCGGCTACGGAGCGGGCGGGGATTCATCGGTACACGTTCCCGAAGAGTGACCAGGCATATCTCGTGCTCGACCTGCAGCATGGGTATGAGGGTGGGCCGAAGCCGAATGTGCTTTCGGCGGAGTTGTCGATGCCAGCGGCGGATACGCTTGCCGGTGGACGCGTGACGCGGGCGTGGGGGAATGGGCGGCACTCGTTCTTCAGCCTGCAGGTTTCCAAGGCTCCGACGAAGGTCGTCTTCTACTCGGACGATAAGGAGGTGCCTGCGCCGACGGGGCCGCTGACCGGTGGGAACCTGAAGTGCGTGATGTACTTCACGACGCATGCGAACGAGGCGATCCTGGTGAAGACGGGGATCTCGGGCGTGAGCGCCGCGTCGGCAGCGGTGAATGTGAAGACGGAGATTCCGGCCTGGGACTTCGATGGGGTTCGGCAAGCGGCTCATGCGAAGTGGGCGAAGCAGATCGGCAAGATCCAGGTGACGTCGGCCAACGAAGCGCACAAGAAGGTCTTCTATACCGCTCTGTATCACCTGTCGCTTGGGCCTACGCTGTTCGACGACGTGGATGGACGGTATCGCGGGATGGATCAGCAGATCCACAGCCTGCCCGCGGGGCACCATAACTACACGACCTTTTCGGCATGGGATACGTACCGGGCGGCGCATCCGACTTACACCTTGATCGAATCGGCGAGGGTGCCGGACTTTTGTAACACGCTGATCCGGATGGCGGAGCAGAGCCCGGAGGGGATGCCGGTGTGGCCGCTGCAGGGATGTGAGACGGGGACGATGACGGGGTATCACTCCGCGTCGATCATCTCCGAGGCGATCAATAAGGGCGTCCCGGGGATCGATCAGGAGGCGGCTTACAAGGTGATGATGAAGCGGGCGATGGTGGATGACTATCGCGGGCTTGGGTACTACCGGAAGATGCACTACATTCCTGCGAACGAGGAAGAGGAGTCGGTCTCGAAGACGTTCGAGTACTGCTATAACGACTGGGCCATCGCGCATGTCTCGAAGAAGCTGGGGAAGATGGACGATTGCACGATGCTGGTGGAGAGGTCCAAGAACTACAGGCAGTACTGGGACAAAGAGACCAGGTTCATGCGGCCGAAGCTGATCGATGGGTCGTTCACGTCGCCTTTTAATCCGATCGATCTTGGGCATAAGAAGCACTGGCGCGACTATACGGAATCGAACGCGTGGCAGACTACGTTCGGCGTACAACACGATGCGGCCGGGTTGATCGGGCTGTTCGGTGGGAGGGAGCCGTTTGTGGAGAAGCTGGACGAGCTGTTCACAACGGCTCCTACGCTTCCTGAGGATGCTCCGCCGGACATTGCGGGGATGGTTGGACAGTATGCGCATGGCAATGAGCCTTCGCACCATATCGCTTACCTCTATGTGTATGCGGGATCACCTTACAAGACGCAGGCACGGGTGCGCAGCCTGATGGAGACGATGTACTCACCGAACCCGGATGGGATGCAGGGCAATGAGGATGTCGGGCAGATGTCGGCATGGTTCATCCTGAGCGCGCTTGGGTTCTACCCGGTGGATGCGGTGAGCGGAAACTACGTTCTTGGATCGCCGCTGTTCGAGAGTGCAGTGGTGGATCTTGGCAATGGCGGGAAGCTGGAAATCGTGGTGAACCGAAGGGATCCGGCGCACCAGTATGTGCATGGGTTCACGCTCAACGGGAAGGCACAGAACCGGACGTGGTTCCAACATAGCGACATCGCGAAGGGCGGGAAGCTGGTCTTCGAGATGGGGGCTGAGCCAGATACGAGCTTCGGCTCGGGAGCGGATGTTGTGCCTCCTTCGCTGACCGTTTAG
- a CDS encoding glycoside hydrolase family 125 protein produces the protein MHVNSSITRRTALQTIATATAGLALAPHATAQAFAADPANPLANGRPKPSDRKFSSPIVEQFLTDTSKRIPDPALALLFSNCFPNTLDTTVEPGTFEGHPDTAVITGDIAAMWLRDSSAQVWPYLPLAAKDPSLRRLLEGVIRRQARCLLIDTYANAFMADLNAPPLKWSVHDKTDMKRGVGERKYELDSICYPIRLAHGYWKQTGDTAPFDAQWKEAMHRVVRTMRVQQRKDGPGPYHFQRESDVSTEMLPNAGFGNPVKPVGLIASGFRPSDDACIFPFLIPSNLFAVTSLRQLAEMARTILNDTTLATEAQSLATEVEQALKQHAVAQTPTGTIWAYEVDGYGSQLLMDDANVPSLLALPYLASNLDPALYARTRAFVWSPSNPWFFKGTAGEGIGGPHIGLDMIWPMAQTVYALTSTSDAEIRKSIQMLKVASAGTGFMHESFNKNDAAKFTRAWFAWANTLFGELIAKLATTKPDLLRP, from the coding sequence ATCCACGTGAACTCCAGCATCACCCGCCGCACCGCGCTCCAGACCATCGCCACCGCAACCGCCGGTCTCGCCCTCGCGCCCCACGCCACAGCCCAGGCCTTCGCTGCCGACCCCGCCAACCCGTTAGCCAACGGCCGCCCCAAGCCATCTGACCGCAAGTTCTCCAGCCCCATCGTCGAGCAGTTCCTTACCGACACCAGCAAGCGCATCCCCGACCCCGCCCTCGCCCTTCTCTTCTCCAACTGCTTCCCCAACACCCTCGACACCACTGTCGAACCCGGCACCTTCGAAGGCCATCCCGACACCGCCGTCATCACCGGCGACATCGCCGCCATGTGGCTCCGCGATTCCTCCGCCCAGGTCTGGCCCTACCTTCCCCTGGCCGCCAAGGATCCCAGCCTCCGCCGCCTTCTCGAAGGCGTCATCCGCCGCCAGGCCCGCTGCCTGCTCATCGATACCTACGCCAACGCCTTCATGGCCGATCTCAACGCCCCGCCCCTCAAGTGGAGCGTCCACGACAAGACCGACATGAAGCGGGGCGTCGGCGAGCGCAAGTACGAGCTCGACTCCATCTGCTACCCCATCCGCCTCGCCCACGGCTACTGGAAGCAAACCGGCGACACCGCCCCCTTCGACGCCCAGTGGAAAGAAGCTATGCACCGCGTCGTCCGGACCATGCGCGTCCAGCAGCGCAAGGATGGCCCCGGCCCCTACCACTTCCAGCGCGAGTCCGACGTCTCGACCGAGATGCTCCCCAACGCCGGCTTCGGCAACCCGGTCAAGCCCGTCGGCCTCATCGCCTCCGGCTTCCGTCCCTCCGACGACGCCTGCATCTTCCCCTTCCTCATCCCGTCGAATCTCTTCGCCGTCACCTCGCTCCGCCAGCTAGCCGAGATGGCCCGCACCATCCTCAACGACACCACACTAGCCACCGAAGCGCAGTCCCTCGCGACCGAAGTCGAACAAGCCCTGAAACAACACGCTGTAGCCCAGACACCCACAGGAACCATCTGGGCCTACGAGGTCGACGGCTACGGCAGCCAACTCCTCATGGACGACGCCAACGTCCCCAGCCTGCTCGCTCTCCCCTACCTCGCCAGCAACCTCGACCCGGCCCTCTACGCCCGCACCCGCGCCTTCGTCTGGAGCCCGAGCAATCCATGGTTCTTCAAGGGCACCGCAGGCGAAGGCATCGGAGGTCCCCACATCGGCCTGGACATGATCTGGCCCATGGCCCAAACCGTCTACGCCCTCACCAGCACCTCGGACGCCGAGATCCGCAAGTCCATCCAGATGCTCAAGGTCGCCTCTGCCGGCACCGGCTTCATGCACGAGAGCTTCAACAAGAACGACGCCGCGAAATTCACCCGCGCCTGGTTCGCCTGGGCCAACACCCTCTTCGGCGAACTCATCGCCAAACTAGCCACAACCAAGCCAGACCTTCTACGCCCCTGA
- a CDS encoding N-acetylglucosamine kinase — MSFYLALDAGGTKTDYVLADETRELVRVRTGTIKRMRTDAETAAANLDSALEQIQQRSGVSMRSITRTCVGTAGETVPLVADWLRTSITARVGGELLLLGDVEIALDAAFPNETGVLVMGGTGSNVAGRGADGRLTTAGGYGPALADQGSGHRIGYQALRAMFLARDEGRPTRLMDEVLEFWNVSSIGRLIEFANSVPPPDFTKLTELVVRLALDGDEVALAVVENEGRELGHLVNLVLRRLERVDAAAHVGWVPKVAFTGSIMEKVPLVRRALVAEVTRVFPSVQARDGVVDPLEGAVWRARRNGNG; from the coding sequence ATGAGTTTTTACCTAGCCCTGGATGCCGGTGGAACGAAGACAGACTATGTTCTGGCCGACGAGACGCGTGAGCTAGTGCGCGTTCGTACTGGAACGATCAAGCGGATGCGCACGGATGCGGAGACGGCGGCGGCGAACCTGGATTCGGCGCTGGAACAGATTCAGCAGAGGTCGGGCGTGTCGATGCGGTCGATTACGCGGACGTGCGTGGGTACGGCGGGCGAGACGGTGCCGCTGGTAGCGGACTGGCTGAGGACTTCGATTACAGCCCGGGTTGGCGGGGAGCTGCTTCTGCTGGGGGATGTCGAGATTGCGCTGGATGCGGCGTTTCCGAACGAGACCGGCGTGCTGGTGATGGGTGGAACGGGGTCGAACGTGGCGGGGCGCGGAGCAGACGGGCGGTTGACCACCGCGGGTGGATATGGGCCAGCGCTGGCGGATCAGGGCTCGGGGCACCGGATTGGTTATCAGGCGCTGCGGGCTATGTTCCTGGCGAGGGATGAAGGGCGGCCGACGCGACTGATGGACGAGGTTCTGGAGTTCTGGAACGTGTCATCGATCGGGCGATTGATCGAGTTTGCGAATAGCGTGCCTCCGCCGGATTTTACGAAGCTAACGGAGCTTGTGGTGCGGCTTGCTTTGGATGGGGACGAGGTTGCGCTTGCGGTGGTCGAAAACGAGGGTCGAGAGTTGGGGCACCTCGTCAACCTTGTGCTCCGGCGGCTGGAGCGGGTAGACGCGGCGGCTCATGTTGGCTGGGTGCCGAAGGTGGCGTTTACCGGCAGCATCATGGAGAAGGTTCCGCTGGTGCGGCGGGCTCTGGTGGCTGAGGTGACGCGGGTGTTTCCTTCCGTGCAAGCCAGGGACGGGGTGGTGGATCCGCTGGAGGGGGCGGTCTGGCGCGCCCGACGGAATGGGAACGGGTAG
- a CDS encoding DeoR/GlpR family DNA-binding transcription regulator → MSKKIDVRADRIMKALLRAGDISVQELVDQVGTSAPSIRRDLARLEKRGLVLRTHGGATLVEPLLYEPFRHDTSFQARELRSNDEKRRIGLAAAELIAERETIGLTAGTTTTQIGRSLRHRRGITVITNAMNIGMELCNQPAIKTMLTGGTVAWAWAFALAGQSTLNFLKDIYLDKAFIGITGMDLERGITTLETEEAAVSLAMIHQAKQVIVVADSTKIGKVSPALICPMSKIHVLVTDTNLPEKTYKALVAQGIEVIRA, encoded by the coding sequence ATGTCTAAGAAAATCGATGTACGTGCCGATCGCATCATGAAAGCCCTCCTGCGCGCCGGCGACATCTCCGTCCAGGAGCTTGTCGACCAGGTCGGCACCTCGGCCCCCAGCATCCGCCGCGATCTCGCCCGCCTCGAAAAACGCGGCCTCGTCCTCCGCACCCACGGCGGCGCCACCCTCGTCGAGCCTCTCCTCTACGAGCCCTTCCGCCACGACACGTCTTTTCAGGCCCGCGAGCTCCGCTCCAACGATGAAAAGCGCCGCATCGGACTCGCCGCGGCCGAACTCATCGCCGAGCGCGAAACCATCGGCCTCACCGCCGGAACCACCACCACACAGATCGGCCGCTCCCTGCGCCACCGCCGCGGCATCACCGTCATTACCAACGCCATGAACATCGGCATGGAACTCTGCAACCAGCCCGCCATCAAGACCATGCTCACCGGCGGCACCGTCGCCTGGGCGTGGGCCTTTGCCCTCGCCGGTCAGTCGACCCTTAACTTCCTCAAGGACATCTATCTCGACAAGGCCTTCATCGGCATCACCGGCATGGATCTCGAGCGCGGCATCACCACCCTCGAAACCGAAGAGGCCGCCGTCTCGCTCGCCATGATCCATCAGGCCAAGCAGGTGATCGTTGTAGCCGACTCTACCAAGATCGGCAAAGTCAGCCCTGCCCTCATCTGCCCTATGAGCAAGATCCACGTCCTGGTCACCGATACGAACCTGCCCGAAAAGACCTATAAGGCCCTCGTCGCCCAGGGCATAGAAGTCATTCGAGCCTAA